From one Alosa alosa isolate M-15738 ecotype Scorff River chromosome 5, AALO_Geno_1.1, whole genome shotgun sequence genomic stretch:
- the gstt1a gene encoding glutathione S-transferase theta-1a, producing MTVELFLDLHSQPCRAVYLFAKKANIPFEYKKVDLASGEQYGEEFGQISMVRKVPVLKDGDFILTESIAILMYLAEKFSTPDHWYPAEPQKRARVNEYLSWQHKAIRESGSKIFWFRAMVPLLTGAPVDQERMDSAVEDLTSSLTIFEEKFLQKRSFILGQDISLADLVAIVELMQPVGTGLDVFEGRPLLGEWRDRVKKELGESLFDEAHHVIMNAHTLPQELEDKGMLEFLKPRLKKLFN from the exons ATGACTGTGGAACTGTTCCTCGACCTTCATTCGCAGCCTTGCCGAGCAGTCTACCTCTTTGCCAAGAAAGCCAACATTCCATTTGAATACAAGAAGGTGGATTTGGCCTCAG GTGAGCAGTATGGAGAAGAGTTCGGCCAGATCAGCATGGTGCGCAAGGTTCCTGTGCTGAAGGATGGAGACTTCATCCTCACTGAGAG CATAGCCATCCTGATGTATCTGGCTGAGAAGTTCAGCACACCTGATCACTGGTACCCTGCAGAGCCACAGAAGAGAGCTCGGGTTAACGAGTATCTGTCCTGGCAGCACAAGGCTATCCGGGAGAGTGGCTCAAAGATCTTCTGGTTCAGG GCAATGGTGCCCCTGCTCACGGGAGCCCCTGTGGACCAGGAGAGGATGGACTCAGCGGTGGAGGATCTGACCAGCTCGCTGACCATATTTGAAGAGAAGTTCCTCCAGAAGAGGTCCTTCATCCTAGGGCAGGATATTTCCCTGGCTGACCTGGTTGCTATCGTGGAACTGATGCAG ccgGTTGGCACAGGCTTAGACGTGTTTGAGGGGCGCCCCCTGCTGGGTGAGTGGAGAGACAGGGTGAAGAAGGAGCTTGGGGAGTCTCTGTTTGACGAAGCCCATCACGTCATCATGAATGCTCACACCCTGCCACAGGAACTGGAGGACAAAGGCATGCTGGAGTTCCTCAAGCCCAGGCTGAAGAAGCTCTTCAACTGA